From a single Nicotiana tabacum cultivar K326 chromosome 8, ASM71507v2, whole genome shotgun sequence genomic region:
- the LOC107829655 gene encoding uncharacterized protein LOC107829655: MASKLLMITVFVLDLIAFALAVAAEQRRSTATIQTDSEQVYSYCVYDSDISTGFGVGAFLFLMVSQVLIIVASSCFCCGKALSPGGSRGCAVLLFIICWVTFFIAEVCLLAGSVRNAYHTKYRSSLLFNDKPVSCETVRKGVFAAGAAFIFFTSIISQFYYVSYSKARGSPGPYGGEASVGMAAYK; the protein is encoded by the exons ATGGCTTCGAAGTTGTTAATGATCACTGTCTTTGTTTTGGATCTGATTGCTTTTGCTTTGGCTGTTGCTGCTGAGCAGAGAAGGAGCACC GCCACGATCCAAACAGACAGTGAGCAGGTATATAGCTATTGTGTCTATGACTCTGACATTTCAACTGGATTTGGCGTTGGTGCTTTCTTATTCCTCATGGTTAGTCAAGTCCTTATAATAGTTGCGAGCAGTTGCTTCTGTTGTGGAAAGGCTTTGAGCCCTGGCGGTTCAAGGGGTTGTGCTGTTCTTCTATTCATCATATGCTG GGTTACATTTTTCATTGCCGAGGTATGCTTGTTGGCTGGTTCGGTTAGGAATGCTTACCACACCAAGTATAGATCATCGCTCTTGTTTAATGATAAGCCTGTATCTTGTGAGACGGTGAGAAAGGGAGTGTTTGCAGCTGGAGCAGCTTTCATATTCTTCACCAGCATAATCTCCCAGTTTTACTATGTGTCATACTCCAAGGCCAGGGGTAGCCCCGGGCCATATGGTGGAGAAGCCAGTGTGGGAATGGCAGCCTACAAATGA